In the Deltaproteobacteria bacterium RBG_16_64_85 genome, one interval contains:
- a CDS encoding lipopolysaccharide heptosyltransferase I, whose product MRPPEFQRILIVKLSALGDVAHALPVIDYLGRVAPAAWIDWAVDRRFAGLLEGNPGLRRVVSLDLKRWKQGWSTAAARREASAAVRGLREGKYDVAFDLQGNAKSGVVTRLSAAPLRYGFDRDGAREVPNLLFTNRKVALRPEDRHISQKLLRIVSAPFGGEFDLSDLRSEFVITEAQMRHAAEVLGEIFPEAAPLVVVHAGTTWRTKRMDPVFWAEALGVLRKRYPRMGAFLSWGNEEERREAEEIRNHAGRGVELLPKLTLGELAAVYRKCGCLMAPDTGPLHVAAAVGAKTVSVFRVTDGNRNAPFGSNHRFLQAPMPCTACLRKRCAMDAECRRSISAEAVAEAMADLMGVR is encoded by the coding sequence GTGAGGCCACCTGAATTTCAACGGATATTGATCGTGAAGCTTTCGGCGCTGGGAGACGTTGCGCACGCGCTCCCCGTGATCGATTACCTGGGGCGGGTCGCCCCCGCGGCTTGGATCGACTGGGCGGTCGACCGGCGGTTCGCTGGCCTGCTCGAAGGGAACCCCGGGCTTCGCCGGGTGGTATCGCTCGATCTCAAGCGGTGGAAACAGGGGTGGAGCACGGCGGCGGCGCGGCGGGAGGCATCGGCGGCGGTGCGAGGCCTTCGCGAGGGAAAGTACGACGTCGCCTTCGATCTCCAGGGGAACGCCAAGAGCGGGGTAGTCACCCGTCTCTCCGCCGCCCCCCTGCGATACGGGTTCGACCGGGACGGAGCGCGCGAGGTGCCCAACCTCCTCTTCACGAACCGCAAGGTTGCACTTCGGCCGGAGGATCGGCACATCAGCCAGAAGCTCCTCCGGATCGTGAGCGCCCCCTTCGGCGGGGAGTTCGACCTGTCCGACCTCCGGTCCGAATTCGTTATCACGGAGGCGCAGATGCGGCACGCGGCAGAGGTCCTCGGGGAGATCTTCCCGGAGGCCGCACCCCTCGTTGTCGTGCACGCGGGGACCACGTGGCGCACCAAGCGGATGGATCCCGTTTTCTGGGCGGAGGCTCTGGGTGTCTTGCGGAAACGCTACCCGCGGATGGGGGCCTTCCTGTCGTGGGGGAACGAGGAAGAGCGCCGCGAGGCGGAAGAGATCCGTAACCACGCGGGGAGGGGGGTGGAACTGCTTCCGAAGCTGACCCTCGGGGAGCTCGCCGCCGTGTACCGGAAGTGCGGCTGTCTCATGGCCCCGGACACCGGCCCCCTGCACGTGGCCGCCGCGGTTGGGGCGAAGACCGTCTCCGTCTTCCGGGTCACCGACGGGAACCGGAACGCCCCGTTCGGCTCCAACCACCGGTTCCTCCAGGCACCGATGCCCTGCACGGCGTGCCTGAGGAAACGGTGCGCCATGGACGCCGAATGCCGGCGGAGCATCTCCGCGGAGGCGGTGGCGGAAGCGATGGCGGATCTGATGGGGGTCCGTTAA
- a CDS encoding lipopolysaccharide heptosyltransferase II, translated as MKKGLPKPLLVRAVNWLGDAVLTTPALGAVRAAFPGSRILLAAKPLVAELFRHHPDIDEILVYEKEGKHAGAAGMLRMAAELRRRDITTAILFQNAFDAALLAFLAGIPDRAGYATDGRRMLLSRAVPATEEVLRMHHAEYYLHLVSELGIPRPANPAMRLQVSGEERDAMVARLSSLGVPKGSRILGINPGATYGSAKRWFPDRFAAAADALSEEWDASVLLMGSSPEMPLSAEIEAAMRRRPVNLAGKTTVRELMALLSLCGFLVTNDSGPMHIAAALGTPLVAIFGPTDWRTTSPWTRTAKIVRVDMDCSPCMRRECDRGHECMLGITADMVVDAARGLMAESSREAT; from the coding sequence ATGAAGAAGGGCCTGCCGAAACCGCTCCTCGTGCGTGCCGTCAACTGGCTTGGAGACGCGGTTCTGACCACCCCGGCTTTGGGCGCGGTGCGGGCCGCTTTCCCCGGGTCCCGGATCCTCCTGGCCGCAAAGCCCCTGGTCGCCGAGTTGTTCCGCCATCATCCCGACATCGACGAAATCCTCGTATACGAAAAGGAAGGCAAACACGCCGGGGCGGCCGGGATGCTGCGGATGGCGGCAGAGCTTCGCCGCAGAGACATCACAACGGCGATACTGTTTCAGAACGCCTTCGACGCGGCGCTTCTGGCCTTCCTTGCCGGCATTCCCGACCGGGCGGGGTATGCAACCGATGGAAGGCGCATGCTCCTTTCCCGGGCCGTACCCGCGACCGAGGAGGTACTCCGCATGCACCACGCGGAGTATTACCTCCACCTGGTTTCGGAATTGGGAATCCCCAGGCCGGCGAACCCGGCGATGCGCCTGCAGGTGAGCGGTGAGGAACGGGACGCCATGGTGGCGCGACTATCCTCGCTGGGAGTTCCGAAGGGGAGCAGAATCCTCGGAATCAATCCGGGCGCGACATACGGATCGGCGAAACGCTGGTTTCCCGACCGGTTCGCCGCCGCGGCCGACGCCCTTTCGGAGGAGTGGGACGCCTCCGTCTTGCTGATGGGGTCGTCCCCCGAGATGCCCCTGTCCGCCGAGATCGAGGCGGCCATGCGGCGCAGGCCGGTGAACCTCGCGGGAAAGACGACCGTGCGCGAGCTTATGGCTTTGCTTTCCCTCTGCGGATTCCTCGTCACCAACGACTCCGGGCCGATGCACATCGCGGCGGCGCTTGGGACCCCGCTCGTGGCGATCTTTGGGCCGACGGACTGGCGCACCACTTCCCCGTGGACCCGCACGGCGAAGATCGTCCGCGTGGACATGGACTGCTCCCCATGCATGCGGAGGGAGTGCGACCGGGGGCACGAGTGCATGCTGGGAATCACGGCGGACATGGTGGTTGACGCCGCGCGCGGCCTGATGGCGGAGAGTTCACGTGAGGCCACCTGA
- a CDS encoding aminotransferase DegT — protein MKFIDLQSQFAAYEADIRAGMDEVLRSSQFILGPKGAELERGLASYVGVRHAFGCSSGTDALLLALMAHGVGPGDEIITTPFTFIATAEVVALAGATPVFVDIEPLTYNIDPRKVEEVLTKKTRGIIAVSLYGQCADIEALLKIASEYGLFLVEDGCQSFGATRNGTRSCGFPHVGTTSFFPSKPLGCYGDGGMVFTSDDRIADRIAGLRNHGQWERYRHRAIGINGRLDEIQAAVLLAKFPHFPAEVERRAEAGAYYSKALGDVVTVPAIVPGNTHVYAQYSIRTPRRDELAAHLNENGIPTAVHYPIPLHRQEAFSGLGYGEGDFPVASAVSREILSLPMSAFLSRKDQDEVIRQVRRFFGG, from the coding sequence ATGAAATTCATCGATCTGCAGAGCCAATTCGCGGCTTATGAGGCCGACATCCGCGCCGGAATGGACGAGGTGCTCCGCAGTTCCCAGTTCATCCTGGGACCCAAGGGGGCCGAACTGGAGCGCGGTCTGGCCTCTTACGTGGGAGTCCGGCACGCCTTCGGCTGCTCCTCCGGAACCGATGCTCTCCTGCTCGCGCTGATGGCGCACGGGGTGGGTCCCGGGGACGAGATCATCACGACGCCCTTCACCTTCATCGCGACAGCCGAGGTGGTCGCGCTCGCTGGCGCCACGCCGGTCTTCGTCGACATCGAGCCTCTGACTTACAACATCGACCCCCGGAAGGTCGAGGAGGTGTTGACGAAGAAGACGCGCGGCATCATCGCGGTCAGCCTCTACGGGCAGTGCGCGGACATCGAGGCCCTGCTCAAGATCGCATCGGAGTACGGTCTCTTCCTCGTCGAGGACGGCTGCCAGTCGTTCGGGGCCACGCGCAACGGGACGAGATCCTGCGGGTTTCCGCACGTGGGGACGACCTCCTTCTTCCCTTCCAAGCCGCTCGGCTGCTACGGGGACGGAGGCATGGTGTTCACCTCGGACGACAGGATTGCGGACCGGATCGCGGGCCTGCGCAACCACGGCCAGTGGGAGCGGTACCGGCACAGGGCGATCGGCATCAACGGGCGGCTCGACGAGATCCAGGCTGCTGTGCTCCTGGCCAAGTTCCCCCATTTCCCCGCGGAGGTGGAGCGCCGCGCCGAAGCGGGTGCGTACTATTCGAAAGCCCTGGGGGATGTCGTCACCGTTCCGGCAATCGTGCCCGGGAACACGCATGTCTACGCGCAGTATTCGATCCGGACCCCGCGCAGGGACGAGCTCGCGGCGCATCTGAACGAGAACGGCATACCCACGGCCGTTCATTACCCGATCCCTCTGCACCGGCAGGAGGCCTTCTCCGGACTGGGGTACGGGGAGGGTGATTTCCCCGTGGCCTCCGCCGTCTCCCGGGAGATCCTCTCGCTGCCGATGTCGGCGTTTCTCTCCCGGAAGGACCAGGACGAGGTCATCCGGCAGGTACGCCGGTTCTTCGGGGGATGA
- a CDS encoding inositol monophosphatase, producing MENRELLEFAEDVAKGAGEILRRNYGRKQSIRYKGEINLVTEVDRQSEAYIVERIRSSFPDHGILSEETPEILSSSSYRWIVDPLDGTTNYAHNYPCFCVSIAVEGNGEALAGAVFDPLLSELFTATPGGGAFRNGERIAVSATENLRQSLLATGFAYDVKTSADTNLEYFREFVFTGQAIRRDGSAALDMCYLACGRFDGFWELKLKPWDTAAGLLILMEAGGVATRLDGSPYDIHQPDILASNGRIHEQMLAVVRRARGDIRELGS from the coding sequence ATGGAGAACAGGGAGTTGTTGGAATTCGCGGAGGACGTGGCGAAGGGTGCGGGCGAGATCCTGCGCCGGAACTACGGACGCAAACAGTCGATCCGCTACAAGGGGGAGATCAACCTGGTGACCGAGGTGGACCGCCAGTCGGAGGCGTACATCGTGGAGAGGATCCGGTCCTCCTTCCCCGACCACGGCATTCTCTCGGAGGAAACCCCGGAGATCCTGTCCTCATCGTCCTACCGGTGGATCGTGGATCCCCTCGACGGGACGACCAATTACGCGCACAACTACCCCTGTTTCTGCGTCTCGATCGCGGTGGAGGGGAACGGAGAGGCGCTGGCGGGAGCGGTGTTCGACCCTCTTCTCTCGGAGCTGTTCACGGCGACACCCGGGGGAGGGGCGTTCCGCAACGGCGAGCGGATCGCCGTATCCGCCACGGAAAACCTGCGCCAGTCCTTGCTTGCGACCGGGTTCGCCTATGACGTGAAGACGTCCGCCGACACCAACCTGGAATATTTCCGCGAGTTCGTTTTCACGGGGCAGGCGATCCGTCGCGACGGGTCGGCGGCGCTGGACATGTGCTACCTCGCCTGCGGGAGGTTCGACGGGTTCTGGGAACTGAAGCTGAAGCCATGGGACACGGCGGCGGGTCTTCTGATTCTTATGGAGGCCGGAGGCGTGGCGACCCGCCTCGACGGGTCGCCCTATGACATCCACCAGCCCGATATCCTCGCATCCAACGGGCGGATCCACGAGCAGATGCTGGCGGTGGTCCGGCGTGCCCGGGGGGACATTCGTGAACTCGGGTCTTGA
- a CDS encoding nickel-responsive regulator, which produces MAGITRFGVSLEEKLLRRFDRLIERKGYANRSEAIRDLIRESLVREQWEMGADEAVGTITLVYNHETRELADRLNDLQHAHYKEIVSTLHVHLDAHHCLEVLVVRGKATNLKAIADRLIGTRGVKHGTFSATAEGKALT; this is translated from the coding sequence ATGGCCGGCATCACCCGGTTCGGCGTATCGCTGGAGGAAAAACTCCTGAGACGGTTCGACCGCCTGATCGAGCGGAAAGGGTACGCCAACCGCTCCGAGGCGATCCGGGACCTGATCCGGGAGAGCCTGGTCCGGGAACAGTGGGAGATGGGCGCCGATGAAGCGGTGGGCACGATCACGCTCGTGTACAACCACGAAACACGGGAACTGGCCGACCGGCTGAACGACCTCCAGCACGCACACTACAAGGAGATCGTCTCCACGCTTCATGTCCACCTGGACGCCCACCACTGCCTGGAAGTCCTCGTGGTACGGGGAAAAGCCACCAACCTGAAGGCGATCGCCGACCGGCTCATCGGAACCCGGGGCGTCAAGCACGGGACATTCTCCGCCACGGCGGAGGGGAAGGCGCTGACGTGA
- a CDS encoding cobalamin biosynthesis protein CbiM (catalyzes the ATP-dependent transport of cobalt) encodes MHIPDGYLGPPTYIAGYAICAPLWALAARKIRQSLDARRVPLLAISAAFAFLVMMFNIPLPGATTGHAVGGVLIAIAVGPWGAFLSISIALVMQALLFGDGGITAIGANCINIAFVMPFTGYSAYRMLSKVGRLSRGKGKTIAAGIAGWLGLNASAFAAAMEFGIQPLLHTGADGRAFYAPYPLSVALPAMMVQHLFVFGVVEGLVTGLVVHYLQRSRSAWMLLPAGGETAK; translated from the coding sequence ATGCACATCCCGGATGGATACCTCGGACCGCCCACCTACATCGCCGGCTATGCGATCTGCGCGCCCCTGTGGGCCCTGGCGGCGCGGAAGATCCGCCAGTCCCTCGATGCGCGCAGGGTGCCGCTCCTGGCAATCTCGGCGGCGTTCGCTTTCCTCGTCATGATGTTCAACATCCCCCTGCCCGGAGCGACCACGGGGCACGCGGTGGGGGGGGTCCTGATCGCCATCGCCGTGGGGCCGTGGGGAGCGTTTCTTTCGATCAGCATCGCACTGGTCATGCAGGCCCTGCTCTTCGGCGACGGCGGGATCACAGCCATCGGCGCAAACTGCATCAACATCGCCTTCGTCATGCCCTTTACCGGATATTCCGCATACAGGATGCTTTCCAAAGTGGGCCGATTATCTCGCGGGAAGGGAAAAACGATCGCGGCGGGAATTGCAGGGTGGCTCGGCCTGAACGCATCCGCATTCGCCGCAGCAATGGAGTTCGGCATCCAGCCCCTTCTGCACACGGGGGCCGATGGCCGCGCCTTCTACGCACCGTACCCGCTCTCGGTGGCGCTTCCAGCCATGATGGTTCAGCATCTCTTTGTTTTCGGGGTAGTCGAAGGGCTGGTCACCGGCCTCGTGGTCCATTACCTGCAGCGGTCGCGGTCCGCATGGATGCTGCTGCCGGCCGGAGGGGAGACCGCAAAATGA